Genomic segment of Thermoplasmata archaeon:
AGTGATTGCAATGTATCTATCTCTTCTTTTAGCTCCTCCCTTGTCTCCGATGCACTTAATACCTCCCAAGTTTCCTCATTTTTCCATCTTTCCTCCTCTGTCATATCTTCCACATCTTCTATGTCTTCTTCTCTAATCTCCTCTTCAATTCTAGTTGGATTTGCTAGCAACTCCTCCAATCTATGCTTTCTTCTCTCCAATGATTTCAGAAGTGCATATGTGCTTGAAGCAAATCTACGCTGAAGAATTACCAGCGCAAAAGCCACATTTCTCTTCTTATCTTTTTTCAGTGCCAGATTATACTGCGTTTCTACATACCTTGATAGCGCGTTGTATAATTCTTTTTCCTCAGGTGATTCTCTTCCCAAGTTGATTTCAACAGTTCTTACATATCTTGGAAGAAACAAAGGCCTACCATTAATGTCCTTCAAATCTTCCTTCATCCTCCTAATAAACAGAGGATTATCCCTGTCTTCCAAAGACTGCTCAATTAACTTCTCTGTTGCAAAGAAGCCAGGCTCAAGTAAATCAAGGAAAAGCCTGAAATTTTCAGGGTCTCCCTTGTGTGGTGTCGCTGTGAGAAACACAAGATGTGTAGTGATTTGAGAAAGTACCTTCCCCAACTTATATCTCTCGGACATCTCCAGTTTTTCACCATACCTGTAGGCACTCATTTTATGAGCTTCGTCAACTATAATAAGATCAAAATGCACAGCTTTCAATGCAGGTAAAATCTCATCTCTTTTTGCAAAGTCCATTGAGGTAATAATTTGATTATGGGATTCCCAGGGGTTAAGGTTATAGACATTTTCAAATGTGTGTCTATCTACAACTTGAAAATTTTCATCAAAATGTTCCTTTAACTCTCTCATCCATTGGTCTTTTAGATGACCTGGGCAAACTATCATTATTCGTTTTGCCAATCCCCTCAACTTTAATTCTTTGATTATAAGCCCAGCCATTATTGTTTTCCCTGCACCAGGGTCATCTGCTATGAGAAATCTTATCCTTGGCATCTTCAAAATATATCCATATACTGCTTCAATCTGATGTGGTAGTGGATCGACTTTCGAAACATTAAGGGCAAGCAACGGGTCATAGAGCGATGCATACCTATATCTTATCGTTTCCATTGCTAGAAAAACCTTCCATGCAGGATTTTTAAATTTTCCTTCCTCAGAGATGTATTTCAATCTCTCAATTTGTTCCTTTGTAAGTATTACATCTACATGATGACCACTGTACTGTTGCATGCCAATGATTTCTATACTCTCTCCTCTTTCTCGCACAGATTTTACTACCACTGGCTCTGGCCAATATGGTCCTGAAATCACCATGCCATTTTTCAATTTTTCTTTCACTACTTCACCTCTCCTAATTTCCACTGCTCTCCTGAATAATAAAATTAGGATTGCTCACTTTCTCAGCTTGCTTCCGCAACTTCCGCAGAACATATCATCAGGCTCTGCTTTAGTGCCGCATTTCGTGCAGTAAACTTCAACCTGGATTTTCGTCCCGCACTTCCTGCAGAATTTATCCCCTGGCTTTATCGTATTCCCACAGTTGAGACAGAGGTCTTTTCCACTCTCCACTGTGACCTCAATCACCTGCTCCTCTTCCTTTGCTACCACTTCCACAACTTCCGTCTTTTCCTCGAGCGGAATATGCTCCTCCTGACCAACTCCAAGTGCCTTCTTGGATTTCACAGCAGAGCCTAGGGCTTCCGTGTATCTGCCTGCCTCAAAATGAGCTTTTGCATCCGCAAGATGCCTCTTTGCCATATCTGTATTTTTCCCACTTTTCTCTGCATCCTTTATTTTAGTTTCTGCAACCCCGATTTCAAACTTTGCAGGAAGATAGTCCTTCGGCATCTTCTTTTTTATGAGGGCTTCTGTGGACATTTCCTCCTCAGGTATCTCTATTGACTCCAATTCCTTCTTTATCTGCTCTCTCTTCTTCTGCAGCATTTCCTCATCCATTTCTTCTTCCTCTGGCATTTTTTCCGCCTCCTCAACAACTTCTTCAGCTTCCTTTACTTCCAGCTCTTCTTCCTGCTGTTCCTTCACCCCTTCTACTCTCTCCTCTTTCTTCTCTTCAGCTTTTTTGACTTCTTCAACTTCTACAAGCTTCTTTTCGACTGCAACCTTTTTCTCTTCCTTCTTTTCCTCGGTTTTTTTCTCCTTTGGCGTCGCCTCAGCTACGACCTCTTTCTTTACTTTTTTCACCTTTGGTTTCTGGGCTGCCTCCAGAGAAACCTTTGCTGCCTCAAGTGAGCTCATGCAAGATGTGAAACGATTTTTGGCAAACAAGTCCTTAGCATCGTTCAGCCATTCAACTGCCTCAGTTACATCATGGCCCTCGCTCTTTTTCTTTGCAATCATTATCTCTACTGCCTCAATCGCTGCCTCTGCCTCAATTCTCCGCTCGTCAGAGACACCAGATGTGGAGGGTTGCCTCTTTCTTAAAAGTATGAGAACCAGTCGAAGTGCAGTGAGCACAATAATTATTCCCAGCACCACAAGTGCAGCGTATGCTACCGTTATCGTGGAATCATCAGGCATTCATCTCACATTTCTGAAATTGCAAGGTATGATTTAATGCTATCGGAAACCTTTTCAGGCTTCGCCCGAAAAGGTTTCATCCAAAATGGGGGTAGGTTCGGAGATGCTGAAAGCATCTCCTTGAGGCTGGTTACCGTAAGGGGTGCAACCCCTCGGGGGTTACCGTAAGGGGGTGTAGCCCCCTCGCCCGAAAAGGTTTCATGGAACCCTTTTGCTCGCTGAGGCTCGCAAAAGCGTTCACGGAAAAAAATGGCAAAAGGGTAAGTTCGGGGATGCTGAAAGCATCCCCTTGACGCGGGTTAGCGTAAGGGTGCCAACCCTCGGGGGTTACCGTAAGGGGGCGTAGCCCCCTCGTGGTACCGTAGGGTGCATACCCCGACCGTAGGACATTAGCCCTGCATTACTGACATTTTGAATATCCACAGTTCTTGCACTGGACACAGCCCTCTGCATAAATCAGAGAATTACCACAATCAGGACAGATACCAACCACATTACCTGACTCTAAGTAATCATCAAGTCTCGGCGCGACTTTTGCAAGTGTGAATTCTAACTTTTTCGGCTCTTTTCCAAACTTGATGTATTCCTCAAGTGCATGGGCAATTCCATCAGCACAGGAAAGCACCACAGCACCGTCTTTACCCATTTTCGGAGATGGACATCTTATCCCCTTCAGTTGTTTGATTATTGAATCAATGTCAAGTCCAGCTCTCAGACCAATTGAAATCAACCTTGAGATTCCCTCAATCTGAGACATCGCACAACCGCCTGACTTTCCCATTGTGGCAAACACTTCACATAGCCCCTGCTCATCCTCATTTATCGTCACATAGAGATAACCACATCCAGTTTCCACTCTTATTGTTTTTCCAGTGGTCGCAATTGGTCTTGGCCTCGGCACAATCTTCCGCTCTTTCTTCACGCTCAGCACCTGGACTTCCCTGCTTCTGTTTCTATAGACCGTAATTCCCTTGCACTTTAATTCATACGCTAGCATGAATGCTTTTTCCACATCTTCCACCTTTGCATTCTCTGGTAGATTTATGGTCTTGCTGACTGCATTATCAACAAATTTCTGGAACTCTGCTTGCATTCTCACATGCCACTCCGGAGCAATCTCAAGAGCAGTTACGAAAACCCTCTTTAAATTCTCTAGAATGTTGAGTTTTCCTGCGGTTCCGTCAGAAACAACAAGTTTAATCGTCTCTTCGTTCCAGTAACCTTCCTCTTTCATCACATCCTCAAATGATTTCGCTACTTCGTGAAAGTCCGTGTCTTCCAGCACTGTTTTGGTATAGGCAAGTGCAAACAAGGGTTCAATTCCAGAGGAACAACCAGCAATCATACTCAATGTGCCAGTGGGTGCAATTGTCGTGACAGCAGCATTTCTCATGAACTTGTATCTCTTTGCCCAGATGCTTTTTTCGAAATTCGGGAAATTGCCCTTCTCTTTTCCAAGTGCCTCAGAGGTCTTTCTTCCGATTTCAGCAATAAAGCTCATCACCTGATTTGCAAGTTTCAGCGCTTCGTCAGAATCATATGGGATTCTAAGATAAATGAGCATGTCTGCAAATCCCATCACACCCAGCCCTATCTTCCTGTTTGCCTTCGTCATCTTTTCAATTTCTGGTAGTGGATAACGGTTCACATCAATCACATCATCAAGAAAACGCACGGCATTTTTCACACAATGCTCTAACCTTTCCCAGTCAACCTCATAGCCCTTGTTTGTCTTTCTCAGCATTTTCGCAAGGTTGATTGAGCCCAGATTACAGGATTCGTAAGGCAGAAGAGGTTGTTCCCCACACGGATTTGTCGCTTCAATTTTCCCTATCTCTGGCGTCGGATTATGCCTGTTAATCTCGTCGATGAAAATGAGACCGGGCTCTCCAGACCTCCATGCATTTTCTGCAATTTTTCTGAACAAATCTCTTGCCTTTATTTTTTTCACAATTGCATTGTTTCTTGGATTCAGTAACGCAAATTCTTTATCTGCTTTCACCGCTTCCATAAACTCATCTGTTACAGCAACTGAGATGTTGAAGTTAGCAAGCTTTCCTTCCTGAAGTTTTGCATCCACAAATTCCTCAATGTCCGGATGTGAGACATGAAGCACACCCATGTTAGCCCCTCTCCTCGTACCTCCCTGCTTTATTGCTTCGGTTGCTGCATTATACACTTCCATAAATGAAACAGGCCCGCTGGAAACCCCTGAGGTAGATTTCACAACATCTTTGGAAGGTCTAAGACGAGAAAAAGAGAATCCAGTCCCACCACCACTTTTATGAATCAATGCGGCATGCTTCAATGTTTCAAAGATTGACTGGATTGAATCATCCACTGGTAGTACAAAGCATGCAGAGAGCTGTCCCAATTCTCTGCCTGCGTTCATCAGAGTTGGACTGTTGGGCAGAAATTCAAGTTCTACCATCATTCTGTAAAATTCTTCTTCCAGTTCCCTTATTTCTGCATCACTCATCCCATAGTTTCTCTCTGCACTAGCAATGGCTTTTGCAACCCTCCTGAATAGTTGCTCGGGTGTCTCTGTGATTTGTCCATTTTCATCTTTAGCCAGATATCGTTTCTCAAGTACAGAAATTGCAGTGGGAGTTAACTTCATTTTTCCCCTCAATTCGGCACAAACAAAGGGGTGTAAAGAGATTTTCGTTTCTCATGCTTATCGCTCATTCTAGATTTTTCAGTACCTTATTGGCTCTCTCAATCCATGTTGTGTTCCCAATTTTCTCAAAAAACGCAACTGCCTTTCTTAACAAATCCTTATTTCGCTCAATCTTTCCAAGCTCAAACAAGGCCATGTAATACTCAATGTCCTGCAATTTAATTTTTTCATACATTTCTATTGCACTTCTTAGAAACTTCTTGCTTTCCTCGGTTCTTCCCTCTGCTCCCAAAAGTTTTCCCTCCACAAAATTGGAGTAGGCAATCAATCTTTTATCAGAAAGCTCTCCAAGATGTTTCTTTCCCTCTTTCAGATGTTCTCTTGCAAGCCCAATCTCGGATTTATCTATGTATGTGTCACAAATATACAAACATTCCGTGGCAATCATGTCCTCATTCCGAATTTGTCTATATAATTTAAGAGATTCTTGAAAATACTTCAATGCCAGGTCATACTCCTCTTTCTCCTTGTAAATTATAGCGATTTCAGAGTATGTTCTAGCGATACCCATAACATCACCTATTTTTTTTGAAATGGCAAGGCTTTTTTCAAGGTAGTCCATCGCTTTTTTATAGTCCCCGCTCCTTCCATAAATTGTACCTATGTTTGTGGATATCAAAGCAATGCCCCACAGATCTCCAACATTCTCGCAAATTGCAAGGCCTTTTTCATAATACTCCAAGCTAACCAAATAATTTCCCATACTCGAGTGTATTAGCCCTATGTTGTTGTAGAAAATGCCAAGACCATAAGTATCTCCAATCTTCTTGCAAATAGCAAGACCTTTTTCATAGTAGTCAACGGCTTTTTCATAATCTCCTGCATTGTAGTAGCTTAACCCAATGTTGTTGTATGAGATTGAAATACCCCAGACATCACCAATCTTTTCGCAAATGGCAAGGCTTTTTTCATAGTAATTAAATGCCCTCTTGTAATCTCCTTTTGCATCGTATATCAGTCCTATGTTGTTGTAGCACATTGCCATGCCCCGCAAATCACCTATTTTTTCACGAATTGCTAGAGATTTTTGATACTGTTCAAGAGATTTTTCATAATCCCCTAAACACCAGAGACAAAGTCCAATTTTGTTGAGTGCATTTCCAACATCTTTTTCTGCTTTTATTTTCTCAAACACTTGCAGAGCCCTGTTCTGCCACTCTATCCCCTTTAAATATTCCCCTTTTCGCTCATAAACAACCCCTCTCACGCTCCAGGCCCTAGCAAGCTCTAATTCCTCCTCTGGAAGTCCGATGAGAAACTCTTCTGCTTTTTCGCACTCTCCTAACGCGTCATCGTAATCACCTTTGTAAATGAAAATTTCCGCTTTCTTTCTATGGCTCTTTCCTGCTTCAACTGGATTGCTTATAGCGGTGCAGC
This window contains:
- a CDS encoding vitamin B12-dependent ribonucleotide reductase, whose protein sequence is MKLTPTAISVLEKRYLAKDENGQITETPEQLFRRVAKAIASAERNYGMSDAEIRELEEEFYRMMVELEFLPNSPTLMNAGRELGQLSACFVLPVDDSIQSIFETLKHAALIHKSGGGTGFSFSRLRPSKDVVKSTSGVSSGPVSFMEVYNAATEAIKQGGTRRGANMGVLHVSHPDIEEFVDAKLQEGKLANFNISVAVTDEFMEAVKADKEFALLNPRNNAIVKKIKARDLFRKIAENAWRSGEPGLIFIDEINRHNPTPEIGKIEATNPCGEQPLLPYESCNLGSINLAKMLRKTNKGYEVDWERLEHCVKNAVRFLDDVIDVNRYPLPEIEKMTKANRKIGLGVMGFADMLIYLRIPYDSDEALKLANQVMSFIAEIGRKTSEALGKEKGNFPNFEKSIWAKRYKFMRNAAVTTIAPTGTLSMIAGCSSGIEPLFALAYTKTVLEDTDFHEVAKSFEDVMKEEGYWNEETIKLVVSDGTAGKLNILENLKRVFVTALEIAPEWHVRMQAEFQKFVDNAVSKTINLPENAKVEDVEKAFMLAYELKCKGITVYRNRSREVQVLSVKKERKIVPRPRPIATTGKTIRVETGCGYLYVTINEDEQGLCEVFATMGKSGGCAMSQIEGISRLISIGLRAGLDIDSIIKQLKGIRCPSPKMGKDGAVVLSCADGIAHALEEYIKFGKEPKKLEFTLAKVAPRLDDYLESGNVVGICPDCGNSLIYAEGCVQCKNCGYSKCQ
- a CDS encoding zinc ribbon domain-containing protein codes for the protein MPDDSTITVAYAALVVLGIIIVLTALRLVLILLRKRQPSTSGVSDERRIEAEAAIEAVEIMIAKKKSEGHDVTEAVEWLNDAKDLFAKNRFTSCMSSLEAAKVSLEAAQKPKVKKVKKEVVAEATPKEKKTEEKKEEKKVAVEKKLVEVEEVKKAEEKKEERVEGVKEQQEEELEVKEAEEVVEEAEKMPEEEEMDEEMLQKKREQIKKELESIEIPEEEMSTEALIKKKMPKDYLPAKFEIGVAETKIKDAEKSGKNTDMAKRHLADAKAHFEAGRYTEALGSAVKSKKALGVGQEEHIPLEEKTEVVEVVAKEEEQVIEVTVESGKDLCLNCGNTIKPGDKFCRKCGTKIQVEVYCTKCGTKAEPDDMFCGSCGSKLRK